One genomic segment of Emcibacter sp. SYSU 3D8 includes these proteins:
- a CDS encoding thioesterase family protein, which produces MRIYSESRVEPAEIDNLGHMNVRVYARKAAQATLNLAASLGLGHDRLRDDQAVVQIMDVHTRFYREQLEGAPLGVRGGVRQAGEGRIDAYMEMFNRDTGDLAATFNHGFGLFDGATRAAKPIPPDVLEAAASASVAWPDNGKPRSLPIEPVTPVSREAASAIGSFVRFPSYTIVAGECDGYGFMDISDAKTIALARMPIKIKQQHRVFDPDVANRVAIATMESRHVMFRVPRLGEPVVSETRHADVTAKTVVFQHWSFNEETGEPISLGLQFGIAFDLDARRSAEFPPAMREALAANRRPDIRDQAAQ; this is translated from the coding sequence ATGCGAATTTATTCTGAAAGCCGGGTCGAGCCGGCGGAAATCGACAATCTCGGCCACATGAACGTGCGGGTCTACGCCCGCAAGGCGGCGCAGGCCACGCTCAATCTGGCGGCGTCGCTGGGCCTGGGCCATGACCGGCTGCGCGACGACCAGGCTGTGGTGCAGATCATGGATGTTCACACGCGGTTCTACCGCGAGCAGCTCGAGGGCGCCCCGCTCGGCGTGCGCGGCGGCGTCCGCCAGGCGGGCGAGGGCCGCATCGACGCCTACATGGAAATGTTCAACCGCGATACCGGTGACCTGGCGGCCACGTTCAACCATGGTTTTGGCCTGTTCGATGGCGCGACCCGTGCGGCGAAGCCGATTCCGCCCGACGTGCTGGAGGCGGCGGCTTCCGCGTCGGTTGCATGGCCCGACAATGGCAAGCCGCGCAGCCTGCCGATCGAACCGGTCACGCCGGTCAGCCGCGAGGCCGCCAGCGCCATAGGCAGCTTCGTGCGGTTTCCGTCCTACACCATCGTCGCCGGCGAATGCGACGGCTACGGCTTCATGGATATCTCCGATGCCAAGACCATCGCGCTGGCGCGCATGCCCATCAAGATCAAGCAACAGCACCGGGTGTTCGACCCCGACGTGGCCAACCGGGTCGCCATCGCCACGATGGAAAGCCGCCATGTGATGTTCCGGGTGCCGCGGCTGGGCGAACCCGTCGTCAGCGAGACACGCCATGCGGACGTGACCGCCAAGACGGTGGTGTTCCAGCACTGGAGCTTCAACGAGGAAACCGGCGAACCCATCAGCCTCGGCCTGCAGTTCGGCATCGCCTTCGACCTGGACGCCCGCCGTTCGGCTGAATTCCCGCCTGCCATGCGCGAGGCGCTGGCCGCCAACCGTCGGCCCGACATCAGGGATCAGGCCGCGCAGTAA
- a CDS encoding VOC family protein, which translates to MNDLSFQIPTNRINARGLIRHPIRQYAWFVDDIDEACHKWNKMLGAGPFFVVRHHIGEGFTYRGKPIEADVSYAFGQAGPAHIQFIAQHDDTPSIYRDMYKKGENGFHHVGVLVPNVQEEVRRFQAAGYEVACELWGGDYVAYMDCRKDLGCFVELHGDAPVIAQLFDGWQTLHEEWDGVTDLIRENTNNREGRQ; encoded by the coding sequence ATGAATGACCTGAGCTTCCAGATTCCGACCAACCGTATCAATGCCCGCGGCCTGATCCGCCATCCGATCCGCCAGTATGCCTGGTTCGTCGATGACATCGACGAGGCCTGCCACAAGTGGAACAAGATGCTGGGCGCCGGCCCGTTCTTTGTGGTGCGGCACCACATCGGCGAAGGCTTCACCTATCGCGGCAAGCCGATCGAAGCCGATGTCAGCTACGCCTTCGGCCAGGCCGGCCCGGCCCACATCCAGTTCATCGCGCAGCATGACGACACGCCGTCGATCTACCGCGACATGTACAAGAAGGGCGAGAACGGCTTCCACCATGTCGGCGTGCTCGTGCCGAACGTCCAGGAAGAGGTCCGCCGCTTCCAGGCCGCCGGATACGAAGTGGCCTGCGAGTTGTGGGGCGGCGACTACGTGGCCTACATGGATTGCCGCAAGGACCTGGGCTGCTTCGTCGAGTTGCACGGCGACGCGCCGGTCATCGCCCAGCTGTTCGACGGCTGGCAGACCCTGCACGAGGAATGGGACGGCGTGACCGACCTGATCCGCGAGAACACGAACAATCGCGAAGGCCGCCAGTAA
- a CDS encoding aromatic ring-hydroxylating dioxygenase subunit alpha produces the protein MDQQTMSRQPPQPTYQEILHADGDAPPPAMFATNAPFLGTADIDKARYFSREWHDREMDRLWPRIWQMACREEQIPESGDSIVYEVGPYSILIVRGEDSRIRAFFNSCLHRGTQIRPGGSAEGTVVSTGSLTCPFHGWSWNLDGSLAHIPTQWDFAHVEEAEFDLRPVQAQTWGGFVFINMDPSAGPLETYLGDLVPHFERWPLQDRYIAAHVQKTMPCNWKIAQESFIEVLHVETTHPQTMPYIGDVNSQYDVFGDHVNRMITPQAVASPLLPPLGEQQIADSFVKELAGSPGPGAAEDFVLPQVEVAPGSNARAAMAALMRGNLTATTGVDHSGLSTSEVLDTTMYQLFPNFMPCGGGGVPVVFRFRPNGDDPDTSIMDVMLLYAFPQDGERPEPAQMTKLGLEDSWLKAPELGGICAIFEQDTANMPLVHRGMKAGGRRLLGKPGVTLANYQEIRLRHYHMMLDKYLAD, from the coding sequence GTGGACCAACAGACAATGTCACGCCAGCCACCACAGCCGACCTACCAAGAGATACTCCATGCCGATGGCGACGCGCCTCCGCCCGCAATGTTCGCCACGAACGCGCCGTTTCTCGGTACCGCGGACATCGACAAGGCGCGCTATTTCTCGCGAGAGTGGCATGACCGGGAAATGGACCGGCTGTGGCCGCGCATCTGGCAGATGGCCTGTCGCGAGGAACAGATTCCCGAATCGGGCGACAGCATCGTCTACGAGGTCGGCCCCTATTCCATCTTGATCGTGCGCGGCGAGGACAGCCGGATTCGCGCATTCTTCAACTCATGTCTTCATCGCGGCACTCAGATAAGGCCCGGCGGGAGCGCTGAAGGCACCGTGGTGTCGACCGGCAGCCTGACCTGTCCGTTCCATGGCTGGTCGTGGAATCTGGACGGCAGCCTGGCGCATATTCCCACCCAATGGGACTTCGCGCATGTCGAGGAGGCCGAATTCGACCTCCGGCCGGTGCAGGCACAGACCTGGGGCGGCTTCGTCTTCATCAACATGGATCCGTCGGCCGGGCCACTGGAGACCTATCTGGGCGACCTCGTGCCGCATTTCGAGCGCTGGCCGCTGCAGGACCGTTACATCGCCGCACACGTACAGAAGACCATGCCCTGCAACTGGAAGATCGCGCAGGAATCGTTCATCGAGGTACTGCATGTGGAGACCACCCACCCGCAGACGATGCCCTATATCGGTGACGTCAACTCGCAGTACGACGTGTTCGGCGACCATGTAAACCGCATGATCACACCGCAGGCGGTCGCGAGCCCGTTGCTGCCGCCGCTGGGCGAGCAGCAGATCGCCGACAGCTTCGTCAAGGAGCTGGCAGGCTCGCCCGGGCCGGGCGCCGCCGAGGACTTCGTGCTGCCGCAGGTCGAGGTGGCGCCGGGCAGCAATGCACGCGCGGCCATGGCGGCGCTGATGCGCGGCAACCTGACGGCCACGACCGGTGTCGATCATTCCGGCCTGTCCACCAGCGAGGTCCTCGACACCACCATGTACCAGCTGTTCCCCAATTTCATGCCCTGCGGCGGCGGCGGCGTCCCGGTGGTGTTCCGGTTCCGGCCCAATGGCGACGATCCGGACACCTCGATCATGGACGTGATGCTGCTCTACGCGTTCCCGCAGGACGGCGAGCGGCCCGAGCCGGCGCAGATGACGAAGCTCGGCCTCGAGGACAGCTGGCTCAAGGCGCCGGAACTGGGCGGCATTTGCGCCATCTTCGAGCAGGACACGGCCAATATGCCGCTGGTCCACCGCGGGATGAAGGCAGGCGGACGCCGCCTGCTCGGCAAGCCTGGTGTGACCCTAGCCAACTACCAGGAAATCCGCCTCCGCCACTATCACATGATGCTGGACAAATATTTGGCGGACTGA
- a CDS encoding TolC family protein — translation MTPRHLLIIGVAAAGLAACAATPRPLPTAELQQSWQGAPDGTRVGEVAPRAWWLDFDDPVLARLIDMAQTRNLDLRLAESRVMEARALRKGARAELFPELTGSAGAERARQHLTAASAGQTRTSDSFGLSLGATWEADLFGRIRSEARAANADLRATEADRDAVRLTLLAEVARTYMEFRLYQAQAVLAAKNAEAQAGTVRITRARFDQGMGSRLDLERTVAQLAQTRATVPQARELAESARHRLVLLLATTPPDLAAMVPEESPMPNADALDVLAAPTQVIALRPDVRAAERRLLAAAERVKAAEALRYPQITLSGLLGVQSDRIGELFDPGTKVWSAGASLLQPLFDFGRIRANIDAADARQEQAYLSYELTVRTALQEAQTAIILYTQGVIRQRELGNAVNAARQAADLAHRQYQEGTLGLLEVLDAERTLYEAETDWTAATADVAIRLVGVYQTMGVVPPTRS, via the coding sequence ATGACGCCCCGGCATCTGCTGATAATCGGCGTCGCGGCGGCCGGTCTGGCGGCCTGCGCTGCCACGCCCAGGCCGTTGCCCACGGCCGAATTGCAGCAATCGTGGCAGGGCGCGCCGGATGGCACCCGGGTCGGGGAAGTTGCGCCCAGAGCCTGGTGGCTGGATTTCGACGATCCCGTGCTCGCCCGGCTGATCGACATGGCCCAGACCCGCAACCTGGACCTGCGCCTTGCCGAAAGCCGCGTCATGGAAGCCCGCGCCTTGCGCAAGGGCGCCCGCGCCGAGCTGTTCCCCGAATTGACAGGTTCGGCCGGCGCCGAACGCGCACGCCAGCACCTGACGGCCGCCAGTGCCGGACAGACGCGCACGTCGGACAGCTTCGGCCTGTCGCTGGGCGCCACGTGGGAAGCCGACCTGTTCGGCCGCATCCGCAGCGAGGCGCGCGCCGCGAATGCGGATTTGCGGGCAACCGAAGCCGACCGGGACGCGGTGCGCCTGACCCTGCTGGCCGAAGTGGCGCGCACCTACATGGAGTTCCGGCTGTATCAGGCGCAGGCGGTTCTCGCCGCCAAGAACGCCGAGGCCCAGGCCGGCACGGTGCGGATCACCCGCGCCCGCTTCGACCAGGGCATGGGCAGCCGCCTCGACCTGGAGCGGACCGTGGCGCAGCTGGCCCAGACCCGGGCAACCGTGCCGCAGGCTCGCGAACTGGCAGAATCGGCACGGCACCGGCTGGTGCTGCTGCTGGCCACGACGCCGCCGGACCTGGCAGCCATGGTGCCCGAGGAAAGCCCCATGCCCAATGCCGACGCGCTCGATGTGCTGGCGGCACCCACCCAGGTGATCGCCCTTCGCCCAGACGTGCGCGCCGCCGAGCGGCGGCTGCTGGCGGCGGCCGAGCGGGTCAAGGCGGCGGAGGCGCTGCGCTATCCGCAGATCACCCTGTCGGGCCTGTTGGGCGTGCAGAGCGACCGCATCGGCGAGCTGTTCGATCCCGGCACCAAGGTGTGGTCGGCGGGCGCGTCGCTGCTGCAGCCGCTGTTCGACTTCGGCCGCATCCGCGCCAATATCGACGCCGCCGACGCGCGGCAGGAACAGGCCTATCTGAGCTACGAACTGACCGTGCGCACTGCGCTGCAGGAGGCGCAGACCGCCATCATCCTTTACACCCAGGGCGTGATCCGGCAGCGCGAGCTGGGTAACGCCGTCAACGCGGCGCGCCAGGCCGCCGACCTGGCCCACCGCCAATATCAGGAAGGCACCCTGGGCCTTCTTGAGGTGCTGGACGCCGAGCGCACCCTGTACGAGGCCGAGACCGACTGGACCGCCGCCACCGCCGATGTGGCCATCCGGCTGGTGGGCGTCTATCAGACCATGGGCGTGGTGCCTCCGACGCGGAGCTGA
- a CDS encoding multidrug efflux RND transporter permease subunit: MTVKPGISVWFIRHPIATFLLSLALVALGAIAFPQLPIAPLPQAEFPTLSINARLPGASPETMASSVATPLEAELSAVPGITEMTSSSALGITSITLQFALDKDIDTAAQEVQAAINSVSGRLPSDMPSLPTWRKVNPADSPIIILSIQSKLMPLNELSDLAETLIGRQISQIEGVGDMFFSGQKKPAIRIQASPERLAAYGITLADLRDVIQKASVNQAKGAIYGQDRVSTIETNDQIFTPGEYDRLPVAYRDGRPVLMKDVAKVIFGAENDYVQAWQYGEPGVNFIIRRQPDANIVETVDRITAALPQLRASLPASVEVKVLNDRTRTIRATLHEVEITLMVTVFMVILVMGLFLRQLSATLIVGAVLGVALISTCAAMYMLGFSLNNLTLVALVIAVGFIVDDAIVVIENIHRHQEAGEGMVEAAIKGSSQIGFTVVSISFSLIAAFIPLLFMGGIVGRLFREFALTVTAAILISVVMSLTLAPMLASRFMKPQSHKEEGSTFTDRLLGSYSRGIDWVLAHQKFMLTTFGLTLALAVASYVMVPKGFFPLQDTAFVFGTTQAADDVSYDDMVKKHKQLAAIVDKDPAVMQFGMAVGPTAGSRTLTNGRFFIVLKDRGDRDVDAEGFIARLRPQLAEVPGISLILRSAQDINVGVGFSKAQYLYVLRGNDSQELGIWAERLTERLARIPGLTDVSNDLQMGAAITRVTIDRTAAARYGIAAQDVDQLLYNAYGQRQISEFQTEVNQYKVILEIGTDQRGTAGSLDYFYLRSPLTGQMVPLSSIAKVEPAKAGPVQITHDGMFPSVNVSFNLAKGTALGDAVKLVNEAQAEIGMPASISGAFSGTAEAFQSSLASQPYLILAALLAVYIILGVLYESFVHPLTILSTLPSAGIGAILFLWLLGFDFSIMAMIGLVLLIGIVKKNGILMVDFALEAQRVHGLSPVEAIRQACLVRFRPIMMTSIAAALGAVPLMLGLGTGSELRQPLGIAVIGGLVVSQMLTLFSTPVIYLALDRLFHGAARRTDPTATAPQSLAP; this comes from the coding sequence GTGACCGTAAAGCCGGGCATATCGGTCTGGTTCATCCGCCACCCCATCGCCACCTTCCTGCTGTCGCTGGCGCTGGTGGCGCTGGGCGCTATCGCTTTCCCGCAACTGCCCATCGCGCCGCTGCCACAGGCTGAATTTCCCACGCTGAGCATCAATGCGCGCCTGCCCGGCGCCAGCCCCGAAACCATGGCCTCGTCGGTCGCGACCCCGCTGGAGGCCGAACTGAGCGCGGTGCCGGGCATCACCGAGATGACCTCGAGCAGCGCGCTGGGCATCACCAGCATCACGCTGCAATTCGCCCTCGACAAGGACATCGATACCGCAGCCCAGGAAGTGCAGGCCGCGATCAATTCGGTATCGGGCCGCCTGCCGTCGGACATGCCGAGCCTGCCCACCTGGCGGAAGGTCAATCCCGCCGATTCCCCGATCATCATTCTCAGCATCCAGTCCAAGCTGATGCCGCTGAACGAGTTGAGCGACCTGGCCGAAACCCTGATCGGCCGGCAGATCAGCCAGATCGAGGGTGTCGGCGACATGTTCTTCTCCGGCCAGAAGAAGCCGGCGATCCGCATCCAGGCGTCACCCGAACGGCTGGCGGCCTATGGCATCACCCTGGCGGATCTGCGCGACGTGATCCAGAAGGCCAGCGTCAACCAGGCCAAGGGCGCCATCTACGGCCAGGACCGGGTTTCGACCATCGAAACCAACGACCAGATATTCACGCCGGGCGAATACGATCGGCTTCCCGTCGCCTACCGCGACGGCCGGCCGGTGCTGATGAAAGATGTCGCCAAGGTTATTTTCGGCGCCGAGAACGACTACGTGCAGGCGTGGCAATATGGCGAGCCGGGCGTGAACTTCATCATTCGCCGCCAGCCCGACGCCAACATCGTCGAGACCGTGGACCGGATCACCGCGGCGTTGCCCCAGCTTCGGGCCAGCCTGCCCGCCAGCGTCGAGGTCAAGGTGCTCAATGACCGGACGCGGACCATCCGGGCGACGCTCCACGAGGTCGAGATCACCCTGATGGTCACCGTGTTCATGGTGATCCTGGTGATGGGCCTGTTCCTCAGGCAGCTTTCGGCGACGCTGATCGTGGGCGCCGTGCTTGGCGTGGCATTGATCTCCACCTGCGCGGCCATGTACATGCTGGGCTTCAGCCTGAACAACCTGACCCTGGTCGCGCTGGTGATCGCCGTCGGCTTCATCGTCGATGACGCCATCGTGGTGATCGAGAACATCCACCGGCACCAGGAAGCCGGCGAAGGCATGGTCGAGGCGGCGATCAAAGGATCGTCGCAGATCGGATTCACGGTGGTGTCGATCAGCTTTTCGCTGATCGCCGCGTTCATCCCGTTGCTGTTCATGGGCGGCATCGTCGGCCGGCTGTTCCGCGAGTTTGCGCTCACCGTCACCGCGGCGATCCTGATTTCCGTGGTCATGTCGCTGACCCTCGCTCCCATGCTGGCCTCGCGCTTCATGAAGCCGCAATCGCACAAGGAGGAAGGCTCAACCTTCACCGATCGCCTGCTGGGCAGCTATTCGCGGGGCATCGACTGGGTGCTGGCACACCAGAAATTCATGCTGACCACGTTCGGCCTGACGCTGGCCCTCGCGGTCGCCAGCTATGTGATGGTCCCGAAGGGCTTCTTCCCGCTGCAGGATACGGCTTTCGTGTTCGGCACCACCCAGGCGGCCGACGACGTCTCGTATGACGACATGGTCAAGAAGCACAAGCAGCTCGCGGCCATCGTCGACAAGGATCCGGCGGTCATGCAGTTCGGCATGGCGGTGGGGCCGACGGCGGGCAGCAGGACGCTGACCAATGGCCGCTTCTTCATCGTGCTGAAGGACCGGGGCGACCGCGACGTGGATGCTGAAGGCTTCATCGCCCGCCTGCGGCCGCAGCTGGCCGAGGTGCCGGGCATCTCGCTGATCCTGCGGTCGGCCCAGGACATCAATGTGGGCGTCGGCTTCAGCAAGGCCCAGTATCTCTACGTGCTGCGCGGCAACGACAGCCAGGAGCTGGGTATCTGGGCCGAGCGACTGACCGAACGGCTGGCGCGCATTCCGGGCCTGACCGACGTGTCCAACGACCTGCAGATGGGCGCCGCCATCACCCGTGTCACCATCGACCGGACCGCCGCCGCGCGCTATGGCATCGCCGCCCAGGATGTGGATCAGCTGCTCTACAACGCCTACGGACAGCGGCAGATCAGCGAGTTCCAGACCGAGGTGAACCAGTACAAGGTGATCCTGGAGATCGGCACCGACCAGCGCGGCACCGCCGGGAGTCTGGATTATTTCTATCTGCGCTCGCCGCTGACCGGCCAGATGGTGCCGCTGTCGTCCATCGCCAAGGTGGAGCCGGCGAAGGCGGGACCGGTGCAGATCACCCATGACGGCATGTTCCCGTCGGTCAATGTCTCGTTCAACCTGGCCAAGGGCACGGCGCTGGGCGACGCGGTGAAGCTGGTCAACGAGGCCCAGGCCGAAATCGGCATGCCGGCCTCGATCAGCGGGGCGTTCTCGGGCACCGCCGAGGCGTTCCAGAGTTCGCTGGCGAGCCAGCCCTACCTGATCCTGGCCGCCCTGCTGGCCGTCTACATCATCCTGGGCGTGCTCTATGAGAGTTTCGTGCATCCGCTCACCATCCTGTCGACGCTGCCATCGGCGGGCATCGGGGCCATCCTGTTCCTGTGGCTGCTGGGCTTCGACTTCTCGATCATGGCCATGATCGGGCTGGTGCTGCTGATCGGCATCGTCAAGAAAAACGGCATCCTGATGGTGGATTTCGCCCTGGAGGCCCAGCGCGTGCACGGCCTGTCGCCCGTAGAAGCCATCCGGCAGGCCTGCCTGGTCCGGTTCCGGCCGATCATGATGACATCGATCGCCGCCGCGCTCGGCGCGGTGCCGCTGATGCTGGGCCTGGGCACCGGCTCGGAACTGCGCCAGCCGCTGGGCATCGCCGTGATCGGCGGTCTGGTCGTCAGCCAGATGCTGACCCTGTTCTCGACGCCGGTGATCTATCTGGCGCTGGACCGGCTGTTCCACGGCGCGGCACGGCGCACCGATCCCACCGCGACCGCACCGCAGAGCCTGGCGCCATGA
- a CDS encoding efflux RND transporter periplasmic adaptor subunit translates to MNVASLRSSHRNKAVLAVLAVALVAAGWWIFGGGETAAPAPPSVPVGVIRAEQRDVPHMASGIGTVESLHNVTLRPQVEGVLAEVLFQEGQMVRKGDLLARIDDRSIAAALAQAQAEKARNEAQLRAAEQDLTRYENLVKEEAISRQTVEQQQGTVGELRAAVNASAAAVAAAQVQLSYTRITAPVTGRVGLRRVDPGNLVRASDSDGLVTVAQIAPISVVFSLPQTLLTSVQPLLKQPDRALVTAYDRDNGTPLAEGRLSMIDNQIDTATGTIKLRAEFDNADGSLWPGQFVTVRLQIGQSPKATVVSPRAVKQGLDGPFVFRINNGKAEVVPVTLGYTTDSEVVITSGIAPGETIVSDGQSRLKDGAPVKIVEGEGAAAVAEETP, encoded by the coding sequence ATGAACGTCGCCTCGCTCCGCTCGTCCCACAGAAACAAGGCCGTCCTGGCCGTCCTGGCAGTCGCGCTCGTTGCCGCGGGGTGGTGGATATTCGGCGGCGGCGAAACCGCGGCGCCTGCTCCGCCCTCCGTGCCCGTGGGCGTCATCCGCGCCGAACAGCGCGACGTGCCGCACATGGCGAGCGGCATCGGCACGGTGGAATCCCTCCATAACGTCACCCTGCGCCCGCAGGTCGAGGGCGTTTTGGCCGAGGTGCTGTTCCAGGAAGGCCAGATGGTTCGCAAGGGCGACCTGCTGGCGCGCATCGACGACCGGTCGATCGCCGCGGCGCTGGCGCAGGCACAGGCCGAGAAGGCCCGCAACGAGGCCCAGCTGCGCGCCGCCGAGCAGGATCTGACCCGGTACGAGAATCTGGTCAAGGAAGAGGCCATCTCGCGCCAGACCGTCGAACAGCAGCAGGGAACCGTCGGCGAGCTGCGTGCCGCGGTCAACGCCAGCGCCGCCGCCGTCGCCGCTGCCCAGGTGCAGCTTTCCTATACCCGCATCACCGCGCCGGTCACCGGGCGCGTCGGCCTGCGCCGGGTGGATCCCGGCAATCTGGTCCGCGCCTCCGATTCCGACGGGCTGGTGACAGTGGCCCAGATCGCGCCGATCTCGGTGGTTTTCTCGCTGCCCCAGACGCTGCTGACCAGCGTGCAGCCATTGCTGAAACAGCCGGACCGGGCGCTGGTGACGGCCTATGACCGCGACAATGGCACGCCGCTTGCCGAGGGACGGCTGAGCATGATCGACAACCAGATCGACACCGCGACCGGCACGATCAAGCTGCGCGCCGAATTCGACAATGCGGACGGCTCGCTGTGGCCGGGCCAGTTCGTCACCGTGCGGCTGCAGATCGGCCAGAGCCCCAAGGCCACGGTGGTTTCGCCGCGGGCCGTCAAGCAGGGCCTTGATGGTCCATTCGTGTTCCGGATCAACAATGGCAAGGCCGAGGTGGTGCCGGTGACCCTTGGCTACACCACGGACAGCGAGGTCGTCATCACCAGCGGAATCGCGCCCGGCGAGACCATCGTCTCCGACGGCCAGTCGCGGCTGAAGGATGGCGCGCCGGTGAAGATCGTAGAGGGCGAAGGCGCCGCCGCCGTTGCGGAGGAGACGCCGTGA
- a CDS encoding VOC family protein, giving the protein MTALMSEYPLFQYAYYVNDLETSINKWAKLYYAGPFVMVPHHVTDKFHYRGQDIEADVSYAFGYLGDMMIQFIQQHDDKPSIYRDMYKAGEEGYHHVGLLVHDFEAEYKRMQDLGFVDACRLYADEVDACYFDTRSLNGGFTELHGDPKHILGTFAQWKRAHELFKPGDNPIMTM; this is encoded by the coding sequence ATGACAGCGTTAATGTCAGAATATCCGCTGTTCCAGTATGCGTATTATGTGAACGATCTGGAAACGTCGATCAACAAGTGGGCGAAGCTGTATTACGCCGGTCCGTTCGTGATGGTGCCGCATCACGTCACCGACAAGTTCCACTACCGCGGCCAGGACATCGAGGCCGATGTGTCCTACGCGTTCGGCTATCTGGGCGACATGATGATCCAGTTCATCCAGCAGCACGACGACAAGCCGTCCATCTACCGCGACATGTACAAGGCGGGCGAAGAGGGCTACCACCATGTGGGCCTGCTGGTTCATGACTTCGAGGCCGAATACAAGCGCATGCAGGACCTGGGCTTTGTCGACGCCTGCCGGCTGTATGCCGACGAAGTGGATGCATGCTACTTCGACACCCGTTCGCTGAACGGCGGCTTCACCGAACTGCACGGCGACCCCAAGCACATCCTGGGCACCTTCGCCCAGTGGAAGCGTGCTCACGAGCTGTTCAAGCCCGGCGACAACCCGATCATGACCATGTAA
- a CDS encoding DUF2177 family protein yields MIYVWAYAAAGIVFIVLDLLWLGIVARGFYHGQIGGLLREPFNVPAAVAFYLLYLGGMLFFAMAPGIAAQSLKTAALCGFLLGLLAYGTYDLTNLATLKHWTLAITLADMLWGAVLTMVCSVAGVAAARLMSS; encoded by the coding sequence ATGATCTATGTCTGGGCCTATGCCGCTGCCGGCATCGTGTTCATCGTGCTCGATCTGCTCTGGCTCGGTATTGTGGCGCGCGGCTTCTATCACGGGCAGATCGGCGGCCTGCTGCGCGAGCCGTTCAACGTGCCTGCTGCCGTGGCCTTTTATCTGCTTTATCTGGGCGGGATGCTGTTTTTTGCCATGGCGCCGGGGATCGCCGCCCAGTCGCTCAAGACCGCTGCGCTGTGCGGCTTCCTGCTCGGCCTGCTGGCCTACGGCACCTATGACCTGACCAACCTGGCGACGTTGAAGCACTGGACCCTGGCGATCACACTGGCCGACATGCTGTGGGGCGCGGTGCTGACCATGGTCTGTTCAGTGGCGGGTGTCGCGGCGGCCCGTCTGATGAGTTCCTGA
- a CDS encoding 2Fe-2S iron-sulfur cluster-binding protein, with amino-acid sequence MVKLIVIDASGAEHILNAEAGRSMMKAATDALVPGIIGECGGCLSCATCHGYVDNAWAARIAPPSEEEQDMLSCAIGVLPSSRLTCQIEMTPELDGLVIRLPEAQF; translated from the coding sequence ATGGTGAAACTGATCGTCATCGACGCCTCGGGCGCCGAACACATTCTTAACGCCGAAGCCGGCCGCTCCATGATGAAGGCGGCGACCGACGCGCTCGTTCCCGGCATCATCGGCGAGTGCGGCGGCTGCCTGTCCTGCGCCACCTGCCACGGCTATGTGGATAACGCCTGGGCTGCCCGGATTGCGCCGCCTTCCGAGGAGGAGCAGGACATGCTGTCCTGCGCCATCGGCGTGCTGCCCAGCAGCCGGCTCACCTGCCAGATCGAGATGACGCCCGAACTGGACGGTCTCGTGATCCGGCTGCCGGAAGCGCAATTCTAG